One window of Pelobates fuscus isolate aPelFus1 chromosome 9, aPelFus1.pri, whole genome shotgun sequence genomic DNA carries:
- the TMEM35A gene encoding novel acetylcholine receptor chaperone: MASPRTVTIVALSMALGLFFVFMGTIKLTPRLSKDAYSEMKRAYKSYVKALPALKKLGITSVFLRKTIGSLELACGIVLTLVPGKPRDVANFILLILVLIVLFFHQLVGDPLKRYAHALVFGILLTCRLLVSRQPEEEPYEKKVIRGGIGANSREPNKMKVS, from the exons ATGGCATCCCCACGCACTGTGACAATAGTGGCCCTCTCTATGGCACTGGGGCTTTTCTTCGTCTTTATGGGAACCATTAAACTGACTCCCAGACTGAGCAAGGATGCATACAGcgagatg AAGCGGGCATATAAAAGTTATGTGAAAGCACTCCCAGCACTGAAGAAGCTTGGCATTACTTCTGTTTTCCTTCGCAAGACGATCGGTTCACTTGAGCTAGCCTGTGGGATTGTCCTAACATTGGTTCCTGGGAAGCCTAGGGATGTTGCCAACTTCATCCTCTTGATTCTTGTTCTCATTGTTCTGTTTTTCCACCAGTTGGTTGGAGATCCCTTAAAACGTTATGCCCATGCACTTGTCTTTGGGATTCTTCTTACCTGTCGCCTCCTTGTATCCCGGCAACCAGAAGAAGAACCATATGAAAAGAAAGTAATACGAGGAGGCATTGGGGCAAACTCACGGGAACCCAACAAAATGAAGGTGTCCTAA